A stretch of the Papaver somniferum cultivar HN1 chromosome 6, ASM357369v1, whole genome shotgun sequence genome encodes the following:
- the LOC113286180 gene encoding berberine bridge enzyme-like 8, protein MTTYSSSLFIILSVLVFSVSFGNSSSIHSNFLQCLSQQSETSIPVYTPNSGNYTTVLESTIQNLRLLSPTTPKPYLIVTPLLESHVQATVICARKNNMQIKIRSGGHDYDGLSYLSDVPFVIIDLNNLRSITVDVQNETAWIQSGATIGEVYYNVAAKSRTLGFPAGVCPTVGVGGHFSGGGYGTLLRSYGLAADQVIDARIVNVDGKVLDKDSMGEDLFWAIRGGSGASFGVVLSWKVKLVPVPPTVTVFTIAKTLQQGATELVHKWQDLAYNLPKELFIRVIFDVVNANDNGDKTVQAAFNSIYLGSVENLVSLMNARFPELGLESKDCTEMSWVQSTLYFNGFPVNGPLEILLDRTQAKRFYKAKSDYVKVPIPTVGLEGIWKRLLEEDQPVVIFSPYGGKMSEISESATPFPHREGNLYKIQYLAYWEGLEETEKQLSWIRKLYRYMAPFVSKNPRQAYLNYRDVDIGQSKNGTATYLQGKVWGGKYFKNNYDSLVHVKTKVDPENFFRNEQSIPSVANA, encoded by the coding sequence ATGACAACTTATTCAAGCTCTCTTTTCAttatactttctgttcttgttttTTCAGTTTCATTCGGAAACTCAAGTTCAATTCATAGTAACTTTCTTCAATGTCTTTCACAACAATCTGAAACTTCTATACCCGTTTACACACCAAACAGTGGGAACTACACAACTGTCTTAGAATCTACTATACAGAACTTAAGATTATTATCACCCACCACCCCAAAACCTTATCTCATAGTTACACCTTTGCTTGAGTCTCATGTTCAAGCAACGGTGATTTGTGcgagaaagaacaacatgcagaTCAAGATACGTAGTGGCGGGCACGATTATGATGGTCTATCTTACCTATCTGACGTTCCGTTCGTGATCATTGATTTAAACAATCTTCGTTCAATTACTGTGGATGTACAAAATGAAACTGCATGGATTCAGTCCGGTGCAACTATAGGAGAAGTTTACTATAACGTTGCAGCTAAAAGCCGAACACTTGGTTTTCCTGCAGGTGTTTGCCCGACTGTTGGTGTTGGTGGCCACTTTAGTGGAGGTGGTTATGGTACCCTGTTAAGGTCATACGGCCTTGCAGCTGATCAAGTCATTGATGCACGAATTGTGAATGTTGATGGTAAAGTTCTCGACAAAGATTCTATGGGAGAAGACTTGTTCTGGGCCATTCGAGGAGGTAGTGGAGCAAGTTTTGGAGTTGTTCTTTCTTGGAAGGTTAAATTGGTCCCGGTTCCACCTACTGTCACTGTTTTTACAATCGCCAAAACCTTACAACAAGGTGCAACTGAACTTGTGCATAAGTGGCAAGATCTTGCGTATAATCTTCCCAAGGAACTCTTCATCAGAGTCATATTTGACGTCGTTAATGCTAATGATAATGGCGATAAAACTGTGCAAGCTGCATTCAACTCCATATAtcttggaagtgtggaaaacctCGTAAGTCTAATGAACGCAAGATTTCCTGAGTTGGGTTTGGAGAGCAAGGATTGTACCGAAATGAGTTGGGTTCAATCTACTCTATATTTCAACGGGTTTCCCGTTAACGGTCCTCTTGAAATTCTACTCGACAGAACACAAGCTAAGAGATTTTACAAAGCGAAATCTGATTACGTGAAAGTACCCATTCCAACGGTGGGTTTGGAAGGAATATGGAAAAGATTATTGGAAGAAGATCAACCTGTTGTGATTTTCAGTCCTTATGGTGGAAAAATGAGCGAGATTTCTGAGTCAGCTACTCCTTTCCCACATAGAGAAGGAAATCTGTACAAAATCCAGTATCTAGCATATTGggaaggtttagaagaaactgAAAAACAACTAAGCTGGATCAGAAAACTTTATAGATACATGGCACCTTTTGTATCTAAAAACCCAAGACAAGCTTATTTGAACTATAGAGATGTTGATATAGGTCAAAGTAAAAACGGTACAGCTACTTACTTGCAAGGTAAAGTTTGGGGTGGTAAATATTTCAAGAATAACTATGACAGTTTAGTTCATGTGAAGACTAAAGTTGATCC